From Moritella sp. Urea-trap-13, a single genomic window includes:
- the parE gene encoding DNA topoisomerase IV subunit B, giving the protein MTQEYNAGSIEVLNGLEPVRRRPGMYTDTVRPNHLGQEVIDNSVDEALAGHAQNISVTLHADQSLEVSDDGRGMPVDIHPVEGVSGVELILSKLHAGGKFSNDSYQFSGGLHGVGISVVNALSKRVEITIRRGGQIYQIAFEHGEKVSELEVIGTIGIRTTGTKVHFWPDASYFDSGNFSSKRLMHNLRAKAVLCPGLNIKFDDKVNKEKHVWCFEKGLEDYLMESLDKWPTLPEAPFVGSFSANNEAADWAVIWLPEGGESVTESYVNLIPTALGGTHVNGLRQGLLDAMREFCEFRNLLPRGVKLTPDDIWDRCSYILSVKMQDPQFAGQTKERLSSRQCAAFVSGVVKDSFSLWLNSHTDLAELLADLCINNAQKRLKASKKVARKRITSGPALPGKLTDCSGQDPMRSELFLVEGDSAGGSAKQARDREFQAVMPLRGKILNTWEVDSSQVLASQEVHDISVALGIDPDSDDISGLRYGKICILADADSDGLHIATLLCALFYKHFRAMVDAGHAFVAMPPLYRIDIGKEVFYALDESEKNGILDRIEAEKKRGKVNVQRFKGLGEMNPLQLRETTMDPNTRRLVRLTVDNADETFAMMDMLLAKKRSADRRTWLEDKGDMPR; this is encoded by the coding sequence ATGACTCAAGAATATAATGCGGGCTCGATTGAAGTCCTAAATGGTCTCGAACCAGTACGCCGCAGACCCGGTATGTATACCGACACAGTACGTCCTAATCACCTTGGCCAAGAAGTTATCGATAACAGTGTCGATGAAGCGTTAGCTGGTCATGCGCAGAATATTTCAGTTACCTTGCATGCTGACCAATCGTTAGAAGTGAGCGATGATGGTCGTGGTATGCCTGTCGATATTCACCCGGTGGAAGGTGTGAGTGGTGTTGAGCTGATTTTATCTAAGTTACATGCCGGTGGCAAATTCTCCAACGACAGTTATCAATTTTCCGGTGGTTTACACGGTGTTGGTATTTCGGTAGTAAATGCCTTATCTAAACGCGTTGAAATTACCATTCGACGTGGTGGTCAAATTTATCAAATTGCCTTTGAACATGGTGAAAAAGTTTCTGAGCTAGAAGTGATTGGTACCATAGGTATCCGCACCACGGGTACCAAAGTACATTTCTGGCCGGATGCGAGTTATTTTGACTCGGGTAATTTTTCGTCTAAACGTTTGATGCATAATTTACGCGCCAAAGCGGTACTGTGCCCTGGTTTGAACATTAAGTTTGATGACAAAGTTAATAAAGAAAAGCATGTTTGGTGTTTTGAAAAAGGCCTCGAAGACTACTTAATGGAGTCGCTAGATAAGTGGCCAACATTACCTGAAGCTCCTTTTGTCGGTAGTTTTTCGGCGAATAATGAAGCCGCCGATTGGGCCGTTATCTGGCTACCTGAAGGTGGCGAATCGGTTACTGAAAGTTATGTTAACTTGATCCCAACAGCGCTCGGTGGTACCCATGTCAATGGTTTACGCCAAGGTTTACTGGATGCCATGCGTGAGTTCTGTGAATTCCGTAATTTATTGCCACGAGGCGTGAAGTTAACACCGGATGATATTTGGGATCGTTGTTCTTATATCTTGTCGGTTAAAATGCAAGACCCGCAATTTGCTGGGCAAACTAAAGAACGTTTGTCATCACGTCAGTGCGCAGCCTTTGTGTCTGGTGTAGTTAAAGATTCGTTTTCATTATGGTTAAACTCACACACTGATCTGGCTGAACTGTTGGCTGATTTATGCATTAACAATGCCCAGAAACGCTTAAAAGCAAGTAAAAAAGTAGCGCGTAAACGTATCACTAGTGGTCCAGCCTTACCGGGTAAATTGACCGATTGTTCTGGTCAAGATCCGATGCGTTCGGAACTTTTTTTAGTGGAAGGTGACTCTGCTGGTGGTTCGGCAAAACAAGCCCGTGATCGTGAATTTCAAGCGGTGATGCCACTGCGTGGTAAGATCTTGAATACCTGGGAAGTGGACTCTTCGCAAGTATTGGCATCACAAGAGGTACATGATATCTCTGTGGCGCTGGGTATTGACCCTGACTCGGATGATATTTCTGGATTACGTTATGGCAAGATCTGTATCTTAGCGGATGCCGATTCCGATGGTCTGCATATTGCCACCTTGCTGTGTGCGCTGTTCTATAAGCACTTTAGAGCCATGGTTGATGCGGGACATGCGTTTGTTGCTATGCCGCCGTTATACCGTATAGATATCGGTAAAGAAGTGTTTTATGCCTTAGATGAATCCGAGAAAAACGGTATTCTTGATCGCATCGAAGCCGAGAAAAAACGCGGTAAAGTCAATGTGCAACGCTTTAAAGGCTTGGGTGAAATGAACCCGCTGCAATTGCGTGAAACGACCATGGATCCGAATACTCGCCGTCTGGTGCGATTGACTGTAGATAACGCAGATGAAACATTCGCGATGATGGATATGCTGTTAGCGAAAAAACGTTCTGCAGATCGTCGTACTTGGTTAGAAGACAAAGGCGATATGCCTAGATAG
- the yqiA gene encoding esterase YqiA yields MAPMLLLYLHGFNSSPKSVKAQQMADYLECNHPEITIEIPNLSPYPQQAWLQIAAIVARYPAHQLGVVGSSLGGYYATKVHQAFNCPAVIINPAVKPYELLVDFLGENKNPYTENTFSLTEQHIDELRALDCPALVHPETIWVLLQTDDEVLDYRQATAKYNAAKLTVEQGGDHAFIGFERYLSDILTFLAFK; encoded by the coding sequence ATGGCTCCCATGCTACTGCTCTATTTGCACGGTTTTAATAGTTCGCCAAAATCAGTTAAAGCACAACAAATGGCTGACTATCTGGAGTGCAACCATCCTGAAATCACCATCGAAATCCCGAACCTCTCGCCTTATCCTCAGCAAGCATGGTTACAGATAGCGGCGATTGTGGCGCGTTATCCTGCACATCAACTCGGGGTTGTTGGCAGCTCGCTCGGTGGTTATTATGCGACAAAAGTGCATCAAGCATTTAACTGCCCTGCAGTCATCATTAATCCCGCAGTGAAACCGTATGAATTGCTGGTGGATTTTTTAGGTGAGAATAAAAACCCCTATACCGAAAATACTTTTAGCCTTACCGAGCAGCACATTGATGAACTACGCGCACTGGATTGTCCGGCATTAGTTCACCCAGAAACGATCTGGGTACTGTTACAGACCGATGATGAAGTGTTAGACTACAGACAAGCAACTGCAAAATATAATGCGGCAAAATTAACGGTAGAGCAGGGCGGTGATCATGCCTTTATCGGATTTGAACGTTATCTTAGCGATATTTTAACCTTTCTTGCATTCAAGTAG
- the cpdA gene encoding 3',5'-cyclic-AMP phosphodiesterase, whose protein sequence is MGADISKLTVKHNVINLLQVTDTHLFATAEKDLLGVKTQLSYRHVIDAILQNQQPFDAVLATGDISQDNTPASYQYFAQHIKRLNKPCYWLPGNHDNIPLMADALKAEGVLADKYKVVGDWQIILLDSQLTGSPAGYLAPEQLALLDEQLSRYPDKHALVVLHHNVYAVGCKWLDQHLLRNADAFLAVLAKHPQAKNVLFGHVHQQLDKTYDGIRFMASPSTCFQFKPHCDEFTLDARAPGWRYLQLHSDGSVNSQVWRLSNNDFNPDLDSKGY, encoded by the coding sequence GTGGGTGCGGACATTTCTAAGTTAACGGTAAAGCATAATGTGATTAATTTATTGCAAGTGACAGATACTCACTTGTTTGCCACGGCTGAGAAAGATCTGCTCGGGGTGAAAACGCAATTAAGTTATCGTCATGTCATTGATGCTATTCTCCAGAATCAACAACCGTTTGATGCTGTGCTTGCGACGGGCGACATTTCTCAAGACAATACTCCTGCTTCTTATCAATATTTTGCTCAACATATTAAACGTCTCAATAAGCCGTGTTATTGGTTACCGGGTAATCACGACAACATTCCGCTGATGGCTGATGCTTTAAAAGCAGAAGGCGTACTGGCAGATAAATATAAAGTTGTTGGTGATTGGCAGATTATCTTACTCGATTCTCAGTTAACGGGTTCTCCGGCCGGTTATCTTGCACCAGAACAACTTGCCTTGCTCGATGAACAGCTAAGCAGATATCCAGACAAACATGCATTAGTGGTATTACATCACAACGTTTATGCGGTCGGTTGCAAATGGCTAGATCAACATCTGTTGCGTAATGCAGATGCATTCTTAGCCGTATTAGCCAAACATCCGCAAGCTAAAAATGTGTTATTTGGACACGTCCATCAACAGCTTGATAAAACTTACGATGGTATTCGCTTTATGGCATCACCATCGACTTGTTTCCAATTTAAACCACATTGTGATGAATTCACGCTAGATGCCCGCGCTCCGGGCTGGCGTTATTTACAACTGCACAGTGATGGCTCGGTCAATAGTCAGGTTTGGCGTTTGTCGAACAATGATTTTAATCCTGATCTCGATTCTAAAGGCTATTAA
- the nudF gene encoding ADP-ribose diphosphatase has protein sequence MKSRKLEIQSEYDVSDIEIINKQQVFNGFFKINTYTFKHRLFSGGWSGEITREVFERGNAAAVIPYDASRDEVVLIEQIRIPTIESSSQPWLLELVAGMIDKQGEDSAEVVKREAQEEAGVTIGRCNFIMRFFASPGGTSEALDLYVGEVDSSTAYGVHGLESEGEDIRVHVVSRETAYNMVQTGRINNASTIIGIQWLQLNFQTLQKSWL, from the coding sequence ATGAAAAGTCGAAAGTTAGAAATACAATCTGAGTATGATGTTAGTGATATTGAGATCATAAACAAACAACAAGTATTTAATGGTTTCTTCAAAATCAACACGTATACCTTTAAACATAGGCTGTTTTCTGGTGGTTGGAGTGGTGAAATAACCCGCGAGGTATTTGAACGTGGAAACGCGGCAGCGGTCATACCTTATGATGCGAGTCGCGATGAAGTAGTATTGATTGAACAAATCCGCATTCCAACTATAGAATCGAGTTCACAACCTTGGTTACTGGAGTTAGTGGCTGGCATGATAGATAAACAAGGGGAAGATTCTGCTGAAGTAGTGAAACGTGAAGCACAAGAAGAAGCGGGTGTGACGATTGGTCGTTGTAATTTTATTATGCGATTTTTTGCTAGTCCAGGTGGCACCAGTGAAGCGCTTGATCTGTACGTGGGTGAAGTTGATAGTAGCACTGCGTATGGTGTGCATGGTTTGGAAAGTGAAGGTGAAGATATTCGTGTCCATGTGGTCAGTCGTGAAACTGCTTATAATATGGTGCAAACTGGGCGAATAAATAACGCATCGACTATTATTGGTATCCAGTGGTTACAATTGAATTTTCAAACATTGCAAAAGTCTTGGCTGTAG
- a CDS encoding TolC family outer membrane protein: MKFNKILLACGLAFFAHSASADNLQQIFQQALTKDPLYLEAQANRDAALEKITEQEASNLPQIGLSADLGYGITSDYKTNSTANGNALTGNVGIGLTQSLYEESNFINVSQAAKQAEQSELAVQAELQSLILRVSNAYFSVLTANDALEFSNRNKDAVERQLEQTTQRYNVGLTDKTDVLEAQSTFDLSVAEVINAENTLANSYESLTEITGLTHTDIAPLNTDRFSPTAPNGQRNNWLDTANNQNLSIQIQRIAKQIAEGNVELVGSVDNMALNLVANAGAAYTDYGDDNQGGINSESTVSSANVGIEFSMPLYTGGAVTSTEKQAAYQVTASQEQLTKASREVQTQIRTYYNNVTAGLSSIKAYEQTVKSSESALEATEAGFGVGTRTIIDVLNATKSLYQSKQSLSASRYNYIISMLQLKQAAGTLNAEDINLVNAGLKDNI, translated from the coding sequence ATGAAGTTTAATAAAATTCTTCTAGCCTGCGGTCTGGCATTTTTTGCACACTCAGCAAGTGCTGATAATTTACAGCAAATATTTCAACAAGCCTTGACCAAAGATCCTCTTTACTTAGAAGCACAAGCAAACCGTGATGCAGCACTAGAGAAAATTACTGAACAAGAAGCGTCAAACTTACCACAAATTGGGCTAAGTGCAGATCTAGGTTACGGCATTACGAGTGACTACAAAACTAACTCAACTGCAAACGGTAATGCGCTAACTGGTAACGTTGGCATTGGTTTAACTCAGTCATTATATGAAGAAAGTAATTTCATTAATGTTAGTCAAGCGGCTAAACAAGCAGAGCAGAGTGAACTTGCTGTTCAAGCAGAGCTGCAAAGTCTGATTTTACGTGTATCAAATGCCTATTTCAGCGTATTAACTGCCAACGATGCGCTAGAATTCTCTAACCGTAATAAAGATGCGGTAGAGCGTCAATTAGAACAAACCACGCAGCGTTATAATGTTGGTCTAACGGATAAAACTGACGTATTAGAAGCACAATCAACGTTTGATTTATCGGTAGCAGAAGTAATTAATGCTGAAAACACCCTAGCTAACAGCTACGAGTCATTAACTGAAATCACTGGTTTAACTCATACTGATATTGCCCCACTGAATACAGACCGCTTTAGCCCTACAGCGCCAAACGGTCAACGTAATAACTGGTTAGATACAGCCAACAATCAGAATTTGTCGATTCAGATCCAACGTATTGCCAAGCAAATCGCTGAAGGTAATGTCGAGCTAGTAGGCTCTGTTGATAACATGGCATTAAACCTAGTGGCAAATGCTGGCGCAGCATACACAGATTATGGTGATGATAACCAAGGTGGTATAAATTCAGAAAGTACAGTGTCTTCTGCTAACGTTGGTATCGAATTTAGCATGCCACTATACACAGGTGGCGCGGTAACCTCGACAGAGAAACAAGCCGCTTATCAAGTAACGGCAAGCCAAGAACAATTAACCAAAGCCAGTCGTGAAGTACAAACGCAAATCCGTACTTATTACAACAATGTAACGGCTGGATTAAGCTCTATTAAAGCGTACGAGCAAACAGTTAAATCATCTGAAAGTGCATTAGAAGCAACAGAAGCTGGTTTTGGTGTGGGTACACGTACAATTATCGACGTATTGAACGCAACCAAGAGCTTATACCAATCGAAGCAATCATTATCAGCATCACGTTATAACTACATCATTAGTATGTTACAGTTAAAACAAGCCGCTGGTACGTTGAACGCTGAAGATATTAATTTAGTGAATGCTGGGTTAAAAGACAACATCTAA
- the lpxL gene encoding LpxL/LpxP family Kdo(2)-lipid IV(A) lauroyl/palmitoleoyl acyltransferase, whose protein sequence is MTNKSKTNNPMVTKENTKFQGRFLHPKHWPLLFAATFLWFISLLPNKVQNVLGRGLGRLVMKIIPKRLKTAQQNLALSFPDKSPAEITALAKENFEYTGLAVIDTANAWFWPDWRIKQNMVIEGQEHIDQAKADGNGMLILGSHFLSLEISARIFGLLRPAYAIYRPNKNPLMEYLQCRGRTLSNKGLFDRRDIKGMLHILDSGEPLWYAPDHDYGPRRSVFVPFFAVEKACTITATTMFSSGKNTKTYPVSSCRLPDGRYQVKVRAPLENFPTGNEVEDATICNKECEQSILEQVPQYMWLHRRFKTRPKGEPSLYK, encoded by the coding sequence ATGACAAATAAAAGTAAAACCAACAACCCCATGGTCACCAAAGAAAACACCAAGTTTCAAGGGCGATTTCTGCATCCTAAACACTGGCCATTACTATTCGCCGCCACTTTTTTGTGGTTTATATCTTTGCTACCAAACAAGGTACAAAATGTACTGGGCCGTGGGTTAGGCCGGTTAGTCATGAAAATTATCCCTAAGCGTCTGAAAACAGCGCAACAAAATCTGGCGTTGAGTTTTCCTGATAAATCACCTGCCGAAATTACTGCGCTAGCAAAAGAAAATTTTGAATATACTGGATTAGCCGTTATTGATACTGCCAATGCCTGGTTCTGGCCAGATTGGCGTATTAAGCAAAACATGGTGATTGAAGGGCAAGAACATATCGACCAAGCCAAAGCGGATGGTAACGGTATGCTGATCTTGGGATCGCATTTTTTATCACTGGAAATATCGGCGCGTATCTTTGGTTTATTACGACCAGCCTATGCTATCTATCGTCCGAACAAAAACCCATTAATGGAATATTTACAATGCCGTGGCCGTACCCTGTCAAATAAAGGTTTGTTTGACCGTCGTGATATCAAAGGCATGTTACATATTCTCGATTCAGGTGAACCATTATGGTACGCACCAGACCATGATTATGGCCCTCGTCGTAGTGTATTTGTGCCATTTTTCGCCGTTGAAAAAGCCTGTACGATCACCGCTACCACAATGTTTTCCTCGGGTAAAAACACCAAGACTTATCCAGTATCTTCTTGCCGTTTACCTGATGGTCGTTACCAAGTAAAAGTGCGTGCGCCATTAGAGAATTTCCCAACCGGAAACGAAGTTGAAGATGCCACTATCTGTAATAAAGAATGTGAGCAATCTATTTTAGAGCAGGTGCCGCAATACATGTGGTTGCATCGCCGTTTTAAAACCCGCCCTAAGGGTGAGCCGAGCTTATATAAGTAA